The Rhinoderma darwinii isolate aRhiDar2 chromosome 11, aRhiDar2.hap1, whole genome shotgun sequence genome window below encodes:
- the LOC142663032 gene encoding histone H2A type 1-like — MSGRGKQGGKVRAKAKTRSSRAGLQFPVGRVHRLLRKGNYAQRVGAGAPVYMAAVLEYLTAEILELAGNAARDNKKTRIIPRHLQLAVRNDEELNKLLGGVTIAQGGVLPNIQAVLLPKKTESSKSAKSK, encoded by the coding sequence ATGTCTGGAAGAGGAAAGCAAGGAGGCAAAGTGCGGGCTAAAGCCAAGACCCGCTCATCCCGGGCAGGACTTCAGTTTCCTGtcggtcgtgtgcacagacttCTCCGCAAGGGCAACTACGCTCAGAGGGTGGGTGCCGGCGCTCCGGTTTACATGGCCGCTGTGCTGGAATATCTGACCGCTGAGATCCTGGAACTGGCCGGAAATGCCGCCCGGGACAACAAGAAGACCCGAATCATCCCCCGTCACCTGCAGCTGGCCGTGCGCAATGACGAGGAGCTCAACAAGCTGCTGGGTGGTGTGACCATCGCTCAGGGAGGCGTCCTGCCCAACATCCAGGCCGTTCTGCTGCCCAAGAAGACCGAGAGCAGCAAAAGCGCCAAGAGCAAGTGA
- the LOC142663033 gene encoding histone H2B 1.1, translating to MPEPAKSAPAPKKGSKKAVTKTQKKDGKKRRKSRKESYAIYVYKVLKQVHPDTGISSKAMGIMNSFVNDIFERIAGEASRLAHYNKRSTITSREIQTAVRLLLPGELAKHAVSEGTKAVTKYTSAK from the coding sequence ATGCCTGAGCCCGCCAAGTCTGCCCCGGCGCCCAAGAAGGGCTCCAAGAAAGCCGTGACCAAGACACAGAAGAAGGACGGCAAGAAGCGGAGAAAGAGCAGGAAGGAGAGCTACGCCATTTACGTGTACAAGGTGCTCAAGCAGGTCCACCCCGACACCGGCATCTCGTCCAAGGCTATGGGCATCATGAACtccttcgtcaatgacatcttcgagCGCATCGCAGGGGAAGCCTCCCGCCTGGCTCACTACAACAAGCGCTCCACCATCACCTCCCGGGAGATCCAGACTGCCGTGCGCCTGCTGCTGCCTGGAGAGCTGGCCAAGCACGCCGTGTCCGAGGGCACCAAAGCCGTCACCAAGTACACCAGCGCCAAGTAA